The Podospora pseudocomata strain CBS 415.72m chromosome 1 map unlocalized CBS415.72m_1, whole genome shotgun sequence genome has a segment encoding these proteins:
- a CDS encoding uncharacterized protein (EggNog:ENOG503P3VM; COG:U; BUSCO:EOG09265822) — MTVFALIIINKAGGLIYNRTFHEGGLNKISTNDYLVLAGTFHGVHAITARLSPIPTLGANRNSASSAGTMTRPEPPSGLEVLESENFRLQCFTTLTGIKFLLFTDTTQTNVDLTMRRVYEMYTDYVMKNPFYQLEMPVRCDMFDRKLLSYIREINNR, encoded by the exons AT GACCGTCTTCgcactcatcatcatcaacaaggcCGGCGGTCTCATTTACAACCGAACCTTCCACGAAGGGGGCCTAAACAAAATCAGCACCAACGACTATCTCGTCCTCGCTGGTACTTTCCATGG CGTCCACGCCATTACAGCCCGCCTCAGCCCCATCCCTACCCTAGGAGCAAACCGCAACTCGGCCTCATCAGCTGGCACCATGACCCGGCCGGAACCACCATCCGGATTGGAAGTCCTAGAGTCAGAAAACTTTCGGCTGCAATGCTTCACTACTCTGACAGGCATCaagttcctcctcttcaccgacacaacacaaacaaacGTCGACTTGACCATGCGGCGGGTCTACGAGATGTACACAGACTATGTCATGAAGAACCCATTCTACCAGTTGGAAATGCCGGTGCGCTGCGACATGTTTGACAGGAAGTTGTTGTCGTATATTAGGGAGATTAACAACAGGTAG
- a CDS encoding uncharacterized protein (COG:S; EggNog:ENOG503P4FD), translating into MSSDNEMAMVPTEMALDGQRSPIKMRKRGVTATQKQALMENLQLEIAERARKLRTNYSIHAQSLRTRIEIRVNRIPMSLRKMKMGDLLDKYSNQQRPPVAGYLKGPPVPEKDSNPSKVYPPRAGGVTYPSAAAGAPPKRRSHEMTGGDKENENDALANPKKRPRAEHLPPPSSSQAQPPPPRSQNNNNNNNVLSPTSSNTRTVGRCNPTTTPGNTIRSGIARPTGNVSPTKGTTSTSHSLHNTISRPPPSVSRPGTSASVRKMNFSSSTSTTASSSAVKRKRALTAAAPTPQAVRTTGANRTVQQQRRVSGTSESSEASTGTVIKKRPATAPGERPPITKAMAGGSGHAKSKSGVSGVGGGKKAATVGASAGKRIVAAAAAGGKVGTTGSAAGRVLRKRAQV; encoded by the exons ATGTCGAGCGACAACGAAATGGCCATGGTGCCGACAGAAATGGCCCTAGACGGTCAAAGGAGTCCGATCAAGATGAGGAAAAGAGGTGTCACAGCCACGCAGAAGCAGGCTCTCATGGAGAACCTTCAACTCGAAA TTGCCGAACGAGCCCGCAAACTCCGAACAAACTACAGCATCCACGCGCAAAGTCTTCGGACACGAATTGAAATACGCGTCAACCGCATCCCAATGTCCCTCCGAAAAATGAAGATGGGCGACTTGCTTGACAAGtactccaaccaacaacgacCCCCCGTAGCCGGCTACCTCAAAGGACCCCCCGTACCAGAAAAGGACTCCAACCCTTCCAAGGTCTACCCTCCCCGAGCAGGAGGCGTGACCTACCCAtccgcagcagcaggtgcCCCGCCCAAGCGCCGCAGCCACGAGATGACCGGCGGCGACAAGGAAAACGAAAACGACGCGCTCGCTAACCCGAAGAAGCGTCCCAGAGCCGAGCatttgccgccgccatcgtcaTCCCAGgcgcaacctcctccaccacgaagccaaaacaacaacaacaacaacaacgtcctctcccccacctcttCAAACACCCGGACGGTCGGTAGATGCAACCCCACGACTACACCAGGCAACACCATCCGCTCGGGAATCGCCCGCCCAACGGGAAATGTCTCCCCGACCAAAGGCACCACGTCAACCTCCCACTCTTTACACAATACCATCTCCCGTCCCCCGCCGTCGGTCTCCCGCCCTGGAACATCGGCTTCGGTCAGAAAAATGAACTTttcatcatccacctccaccacagcctcttcctccgcagTGAAGAGAAAACGCGCCTTGACAGCTGCTGCGCCTACCCCGCAAGCGGTAAGAACAACCGGTGCCAACCGGACTGTGCAACAACAACGAAGGGTTAGTGGCACTTCGGAGTCTAGCGAGGCGAGCACGGGAACGGTGATTAAGAAGCGGCCGGCGACGGCGCCGGGGGAGAGGCCCCCGATCACGAAGGCGATGGCTGGGGGAAGTGGGCACGCGAAGAGCAAGAGTGGTGTTtctggggtgggaggggggaagaaggcggcgacTGTTGGGGCGAGCGCGGGGAAGAGGATCGTTGCcgctgcggcggcgggagggAAGGTTGGGACGACGGGGAGTGCAGCGGGAcgggtgttgaggaagagggcgcaGGTGTAG
- the YEA4 gene encoding golgi uridine diphosphate-N-acetylglucosamine transporter (EggNog:ENOG503NUDG; COG:P): MAARRRPAPHKLQQTPSNNKDRGDKGFSLPAPSPRVINAAPSLEKAEMYGIDDNRPVFSRAMALAGRMFIETIPQWLAVGAMLSLIFGGCCSNVFALESIIKVEPDSGFLLTFVQFIFVAITSLPSQLDSRRPPFYLKSNRVPIRRWLVNIVLFFAINVLNNHAFSYDISVPVHIILRSGGSITTMLAGSLYGKRYSRIQVTAVLLLTVGVITAAWSDSQTKGTTSSGSAGTTSFVTGLTILFVAQVLSAIMGLYTEETYRMYGPQWKENMFYSHLLSIPLFLPFLPSLIRQFMKLANSPPLSLPIPPPEDYPNFSPSLQRLVEKIHIPSQLFYLTLNVLTQYACIRGVNLLAAASSALTVTIVLNIRKLISLLLSIWLFGNRLAFGTLIGACIVFFAGGLYSLDGKRKPPSRRGTAPTKS; this comes from the exons ATGGCCGCCCGTCGTCGCCCGGCGCCGCATAAACTGCAGCAAACGCCTTCGAACAACAAAGATCGCGGCGACAAGGGCTTCAGTTTGCCGGCACCGTCGCCCCGCGTTATCAACGCCGCTCCGTCCCTcgagaaggccgagatgtATGGCATTGATGACAACCGTCCGGTCTTCAGTCGCGCCATGGCGCTCGCAGGGCGCATGTTTATCGAGACCATCCCGCAATGGCTGGCCGTTGGAGCTATGCTGTCGCTGATTtttggcggctgctgctccaaTGTCTTTGCGCTCGAGTCAATTATCAAGGTGGAACCTGACAGTG GTTTCTTGTTGACTTTTGTGCAATTCATTTTTGTCGCCATCACCagtctcccctcccaactcgACAGCAGACGCCCACCGTTCTACCTCAAATCCAACAGAGTCCCAATTCGCCGCTGGCTCGTCAACATTGTACTGTTCTTCGCCATCAATGTTCTCAACAACCACGCCTTTAGCTATGACATTTCTGTACCGGTGCACATCATCTTGCGCTCTGGaggcagcatcaccaccatgctGGCTGGGAGCTTGTACGGCAAGAGATATTCTCGGATCCAGGTGACAGCTGTGCTCTTGCTTACTGTGGGAGTGATCACTGCCGCCTGGTCTGATTCACAGACCAAG GGAACTACGAGTAGTGGATCTGCCGGGACTACGAGCTTTGTAACTGGCCTCACCATCCTGTTCGTCGCGCAGGTCCTCTCTGCTATCATGGGCCTCTACACCGAAGAGACATACCGCATGTACGGCCCGCAGTGGAAGGAGAACATGTTCTACTCGCATCTTCTCTCGATCCCCTTGTTCCTGCCATTCTTGCCGTCTTTGATTAGACAGTTCATGAAGCTTGCCAACAGCCCTCCGCTGTCGCTTCCAATCCCCCCGCCGGAGGACTATCCTAACTTTTCACCCAGCCTGCAACGGCTTGTCGAGAAGATACACATACCCAGCCAACTGTTCTACCTCACGCTCAACGTCTTGACGCAGTATGCCTGCATTCGGGGCGTCAACCTCTTGGCTGCAGCTAGCTCGGCTCTGACAGTGACAATTGTTCTCAACATTCGCAAGTTGATCAGTCTGTTGTTGAGTATATGGCTCTTTGGAAACCGGCTGGCGTTTGGAACGCTGATAGGAGCCTGTATTGTATTTTTCGCAGGAGGACTGTACTCTTTGGACGGAAAGCGGAAGCCGCCTAGCAGGAGGGGCACCGCGCCGACCAAATCTTGA
- the SLA1 gene encoding cytoskeletal protein binding protein (COG:Z; BUSCO:EOG09261404; EggNog:ENOG503NXRA): protein MGFLGVYKALYDYTPQAEGELSITEGDVLYVLEKSTDDDWWKAKKKATAEDEDEPVGLIPNNYIEEVKPESKARALYEYTRQTDEELSFPEEAQLDVYDTTDPDWILVGYQGDFGFAPANYIEIAAGGQKQEEAAPSILTPPPLPVRTPSDAAPSPALPPRPPSEPASPASPPVAPNPASMIAGMMAARGGHTPAPLDLQPSGQRHVAEEEEEEQEVKSPPLPTRPRGDSQASEPARSAPASGGLKTHGFRDSDRIDRYSDSVPQTPNTAPLTPGDFHMYNINEMVSVMGKKKKMPTTLGINLRTGIILIAPEHASDGPSQEWTANLMTHYSREGKHVFMELVKPSKSIDFHAGAKDTAEEIVAMLGELAGAVRAEGLMEIVKATKGSKVPQQKTGVVLYDFLAQGEDEVTVGIGDEVIILDDTKSEEWWMVRRVKNQLEGVVPSSYIEVTGILDTPVPTSASGINAGRSTIEQNRLEEARLTKEALKAAKREERKEREGRSSEVGPGLRLPERSSSLSQARNGNTVGQQHSSRRENGASGSSKSKDGSVKSKPDPAKVRTWTDRSKSFTVEAQFLGMKDGKLNLHKVNGVRIAVPIAKMSITDLEYVEQITGISLDEDKPLSDLKKKAAAENARSGRSSSSKTKVGASIEPKKSTYDWFQFFLDCDIQPQSCERYCQAFERDSMDESVLPDVNATVLRKLGFKEGDIIKVMRYLDTKYARGKGSVGDDESGGGLFSGPGGALRNNTRKGRPAPPVETNNVVDPNAFKKDGSGAEPKSASPTTATGPAAAAAAPSKPAGGFDDDAWDVKPSKTPEPAPAAKAPEPAPAPVAAPAPAPAPAPTPAPAPAPTPSTAKLTGSMQELSLLSQPLVPEQVQPPPAPPALDFSPAPTAAAVAPVPAPAQVPQPTGATPGFFGGLQAPVVNGQPLTQQLPQNIARARPVAPQYTQGQGGLIAPPPPSRPLSAPQTAQPSQFAPPPLQPQMTGFQTQVAPPGQSLAEISQQRMQQQYAAQMQAQQQQMQPQMTGMQPMMQPMMTGIPAQPTGFQPVPAGPFMSQPTGMAPPMQPMQMQPTGFGVGGFGQPPVQQQPFAPGGGLPMPLQPQQTGMSVLQPQMTGLTGFGTTGSPVGGGLAAPMQPLMPQKTGPPPPVRFGVQPDAKKLAPQATGRRANLAAATPDNPFGF, encoded by the exons ATGGGGTTCCTTGGTGTGTACAAGGCCCTGTACGACTACACTCCCCAGGCGGAGGGGGAACTATCAATCACCGAGGGCGACGTTCTGTATGTGTTGGAAAAGAGCACGGATGATGACTGGtggaaggccaagaagaaggctacggccgaggatgaggatgagccGGTTGGCTTGATCCCGAATAACTACATCGAGGAG GTAAAACCGGAAAGCAAGGCTCGCGCGCTGTATGAATACACCAGGCAAACCGACGAGGAGCTGTCCTTCCCCGAGGAGGCCCAGCTCGACGTTTACGATACTACTGACCCGGATTGGATTTTGGTAGGGTACCAAGGAGATTTCGGGTTCGCGCCGGCCAACTACATTGAGATTGCGGCTGGTGGACAAaagcaggaggaggccgcACCGTCCATCCTAACTCCGCCTCCGCTTCCCGTCAGGACGCCGAGCGATGCCGCGCCCAGCCCCGCCCTTCCCCCGAGACCCCCATCGGAGCCGGCCAGCCCGGCTTCGCCTCCTGTCGCGCCGAACCCAGCCAGCATGATTGCGGGTATGATGGCTGCTCGGGGAGGTCATACCCCCGCGCCATTGGACCTCCAGCCATCTGGACAACGGCAtgttgctgaagaagaagaagaagaacaagaggtCAAATCGCCACCTCTTCCGACCCGGCCGCGTGGTGATTCTCAGGCCTCGGAGCCTGCCCGCTCGGCGCCTGCTTCGGGCGGTCTGAAGACACACGGGTTCCGTGACAGTGATCGCATCGACCGCTATAGCGACTCTGTTCCTCAGACTCCAAACACGGCACCACTCACCCCTGGCGACTTTCACATGTATAACATTAATGAAATGGTCTCGGTgatgggcaagaagaagaagatgccTACTACTCTGGGCATCAACCTTCGGACTGGCATTATCTTGATTGCTCCCGAACATGCTTCGGACGGCCCATCGCAGGAGTGGACGGCGAACTTGATGACGCATTATTCTCGGGAAGGCAAGCACGTCTTTATGGAGCTGGTCAAACCAAGCAAGAGCATCGACTTTCATGCGGGCGCAAAGGACACCGCAGAAGAGATTGTTGCGATGCTTGGGGAGCTGGCCGGGGCCGTGCGTGCTGAGGGACTGATGGAGATTGTCAAGGCCACCAAGGGGAGCAAGGTGCCTCAGCAGAAGACTGGCGTTGTTTTGTACGATTTCTTGGCccagggcgaggacgaggttacggttgggattggtgatgaggttATCATCTTGGACGACACCAAGAGCGAGGAGTGGTGGATGGTCCGCAGGGTTAAGAACCAGTTGGAAGGCGTCGTTCCGAGCAGCTACATTGAAGTCACCGGCATTCTCGACACTCCGGTTCCGACATCGGCTTCCGGTATCAACGCGGGCCGGTCGACCATCGAGCAGAAccggctggaggaggcgagatTGACGAAGGAGGCGCTCAAGGCGGCGAAGCGGGAGGAGagaaaggaaagggaggggagaagtTCAGAGGTAGGCCCTGGATTGCGTTTGCCCGAGCGAAGTAGTAGTTTGTCTCAGGCCAGAAATGGTAACACTGTGGGACAACAGCACTCCAGCAGACGCGAGAACGGAGCCTCGGGTTCGTCGAAATCGAAGGATGGGAGCGTCAAGTCGA AACCCGACCCGGCCAAGGTGCGGACGTGGACGGATCGGTCAAAGTCTTTTACCGTCGAGGCTCAGTTCCTCGGGATGaaggatggcaagctcaACTTGCACAAGGTGAACGGTGTCAGGATCGCGGTACCCATCGCCAAGATGTCGATTACGGATCTGGAATATGTCGAGCAGATCACCGGCATCTCGCTCGACGAAGACAAGCCCCTTTCCGatctcaagaagaaggctgccgccGAGAATGCTCGCAGCGGACGTTCCTCGTCTTCCAAGACCAAGGTCGGAGCGTCTATTGAGCCAAAGAAGTCCACTTACGATTGGTTCCAGTTTTTCCTGGATTGCGACATTCAACCTCAGTCCTGCGAACGGTACTGTCAAGCGTTCGAAAGGGACTCCATGGATGAGAGCGTGTTGCCAGACGTGAATGCTACGGTGTTGAGGAAATTGGGATTCAAAGAAGGTGATATCATCAAGGTTATGCGATACCTGGATACGAAGTATGCCCGAGGCAAGGGTAGtgttggcgatgatgagtctggtggtggtttgttctCGGGTCCTGGGGGCGCTCTCCGAAACAACACCAGAAAGGGACGGCCAGCCCCACCAGTGGAGACTAACAACGTTGTTGATCCTAATGCCTTTAAGAAGGACGGTAGCGGTGCCGAGCCCAAGTCGGCGTCTCCCACCACTGCGACAGGACCGGCAGCTGCAGCGGCCGCTCCAAGCAAACCCGCAGGTGGATTCGATGACGATGCTTGGGATGTGAAGCCTTCCAAGACTCCCGAACCAGCTCCGGCAGCGAAGGCACCTGAACCCGCACCGGCTCCCGTTGCGGCTCCTGCGCCAGCCcctgctcccgctcccactcccgctcccgccccCGCTCCCACGCCCAGTACGGCCAAGCTCACGGGCTCGATGCAGGAACTGTCATTGCTCTCTCAGCCATTAGTTCCAGAACAGGTTcagcctccaccagctcctcctgcttTGGACTTCTCGCCTgctcccaccgccgccgcagtTGCCCCGGTTCCAGCTCCCGCGCAAGTTCCACAGCCTACCGGCGCGACCCCTGGCTTTTTTGGTGGTCTGCAAGCTCCCGTTGTCAACGGACAGCCGCTCACTCAACAGCTCCCGCAAAACATTGCCCGTGCTAGACCTGTGGCACCTCAGTATACCCAGGGTCAAGGCGGTTTGatcgctcctcctcctccgtctcgaCCACTATCAGCTCCTCAGACGGCTCAACCCAGTCAATTcgcgccaccaccactccagcCCCAGATGACGGGCTTCCAGACACAAGTCGCGCCCCCGGGTCAGAGCCTAGCCGAGATCAGCCAGCAGCGGATGCAGCAGCAATACGCCGCCCAGATGCAagcccaacagcagcagatgCAGCCTCAAATGACGGGGATGCAGCCCATGATGCAGCCCATGATGACGGGTATTCCTGCTCAGCCAACAGGTTTCCAGCCTGTTCCGGCGGGGCCGTTCATGTCACAACCCACGGGCATGGCACCACCCATGCAGCCGATGCAGATGCAGCCTACcgggtttggtgttggtgggttCGGACAGCCGCCGGTTCAGCAACAGCCTTTTGCTCCTGGTGGCGGGCTGCCCATGCCGTTGCAGCCTCAGCAGACGGGTATGAGTGTGCTGCAGCCGCAGATGACGGGATTGACTGGGTTTGGGACAACAGGAAGTCCagtgggtggggggttggcggcgcCGATGCAGCCTTTGATGCCGCAGAAGACGGGgccgccaccgccggtgAGATTTGGGGTGCAGCCTGATGCGAAGAAGTTGGCGCCGCAGGCTACCGGACGGAGGGCGAATTTGGCTGCAGCTA CACCGGATAATCCGTTTGGGTTTTAA
- the AMD1 gene encoding AMP deaminase (COG:F; EggNog:ENOG503NU92; BUSCO:EOG09260BYL), with the protein MPTNDSDDEEYTRHGQSDTESDGLLEQHEHGRSHGAPDSLAQSPGSDGHVRRADDAELEEGMLPRDMPHKTAFFDLVAERQMTQSEAKLFYQRSQTDSRTMQTQTQTQFSPQGSPLLSSGTSHTLGNIDAALGQNPPHNASGIRLSDLDPAILPESGYEPPLSAARRDPSHFGLSSLPSRGSFTNLNNAAGAPGNQIDPAVQQQMLLNTGAVAGIGSSTYMDADPQITAELSTIFQRIQNILNIRHRYISLSNQGPEDNPKDDPSWPIYPPPPEPAWSEERDKAGRSTKAQNSAYNSMANSMVLSMDKDKQRSSDQSFDIPDTPQKPYRSKRKPGQDIGEDFDMDDLLPLPGPSEMTYRLDDNGVYQVYETEEASKANSPVIKVPTIKEYYLDLDEISSVSSDGPSKSFAFRRLQYLEGKFNLYQLLNEYQETADSKKVPHRDFYNVRKVDTHVHHSACMNQKHLLRFIKSKMKKFPDEIVLYRDGKHLTLAEVFESINLTAYDLSIDTLDMHAHKDSFHRFDKFNLKYNPIGESRLRTIFLKTDNFINGRYLAEITKEVISDLESSKYQMVEWRISIYGRSLDEWDKLAAWVIDNKLFSHNVRWLIQIPRLYDVYKASDLMGNFEQVVVNIFRPLFEVTKDPNSHPKLHVFLQRVIGFDSVDDESKVERRLFKKFPVPRVWDSKQNPPYSYWIYYLFANMTSLNVWRKRRGFNTFVLRPHCGEAGDSEHLAAAALCCHSISHGLLLRKVPLLQYIFYLEQIGIAMSPLSNNALFLAYERNPFYQYFKRGLNVSLSTDDPLQFAFTKEPLIEEYAVAAQIYKLSPVDMCELAKNSVKQSGYEYSVKQQWLGPNFNIPGAGGNMVKTNVPDRREEFRYRTLMEERRMVERYTSIADNAAAVDAAAQSVASLAMSSKNTVTADSKQQSHAPSPASQVQGPNIIGKSARVETGSPAVSAQSQVFSSPVTASPLTVSGSEEHISGHEPRYFPGVVSRRRRDSTRQSSMHESDDAALRKVSSKRDASKEGRGN; encoded by the exons ATGCCGACCAACGATTCGGACGACGAGGAGTACACCCGGCACGGACAGAGTGACACAGAATCCGACGGTTTGCTCGAACAACACGAACATGGCCGCTCTCACGGGGCACCCGATTCACTTGCCCAAAGTCCTGGTTCGGATGGCCACGTCCGCAGGGCGGATGATGCAGAGCTCGAGGAGGGCATGCTTCCCCGAGACATGCCCCATAAGACCGCCTTTTTCGACCTCGTTGCCGAACGCCAAATGACACAGTCAGAGGCCAAACTGTTCTACCAGCGAAGCCAGACGGACAGCCGCACCATGCAGACGCAAACACAGACCCAGTTCTCCCCTCAGGGAAGCCCATTGCTTTCTTCGGGGACGTCTCACACCTTGGGCAATATCGATGCCGCGCTGGGCCAGAACCCCCCGCACAACGCCAGCGGGATCAGGCTTTCAGACCTCGACCCGGCGATCCTGCCCGAATCTGGATATGAGCCTCCCCTCAGCGCAGCGAGGCGCGATCCGAGTCACTTTGGCTTGAGCAGCCTTCCAAGCCGCGGTAGCTTCACCAATCTCAACAACGCCGCGGGCGCTCCCGGGAATCAAATCGATCCAGCGGTTCAGCAGCAGATGCTCCTTAACACGGGCGCTGTTGCGGGTATCGGAAGCAGCACCTACATGGACGCGGACCCTCAGATCACAGCGGAATTGAGCACGATATTCCAAAGGATTCAGAACATTTTGAATATTCGTCACAGATACATCAGCCTATCTAATCAAGGCCCCGAGGACAATCCCAAAGATGACCCTAGCTGGCCCATCTACCCGCCGCCCCCAGAGCCAGCGTGGAGCGAGGAGAGAGACAAGGCTGGCCGGAGCACAAAGGCTCAGAACAGCGCCTACAACAGCATGGCTAATAGCATGGTTCTGAGCATGGACAAAGATAAGCAGCGTTCCAGCGACCAATCTTTCGATATTCCCGACACTCCCCAAAAGCCATATAGGAGTAAGCGGAAGCCCGGGCAGGATATTGGCGAGGATTTCGACATGGATGACTTGCTACCCCTCCCGGGTCCGAGCGAGATGACATACCGACTTGATGACAACGGCGTCTACCAGGTGTATGAGACCGAGGAGGCGAGCAAAGCAAATTCGCCTGTCATCAAGGTGCCTACCATCAAAGAGTACTACCTTGATCTCGACGAGATTTCGAGCGTGTCATCGGACGGACCCAGCAAGAGCTTTGCCTTCCGGCGGTTGCAATATCTGGAGGGCAAGTTCAACCTCTATCAGCTGTTGAACGAGTACCAGGAGACCGCCGACAGCAAAAAGGTGCCTCACCGTGACTTTTACAACGTCAGAAAGGTGGACACGCACGTTCACCACTCTGCTTGTATGAACCAGAAGCATCTGCTGCGGTTCATCAAGAGCAAAATGAAGAAGTTTCCGGACGAGATCGTTTTGTACAGAGATGGCAAGCATTTGACACTGGCGGAGGTGTTTGAAAGTATCAACCTCACGGCCTATGATTTGAGTATCGACACGCTGGACATGCACGCCCACAAGGACTCCTTCCACCGGTTCGACAAGTTCAACCTCAAGTACAACCCTATTGGCGAATCTCGACTGCGTACCATTTTCTTGAAGACGGACAACTTTATCAATGGTCGTTACCTGGCTGAAATCACCAAAGAGGTCATCTCTGATTTGGAGTCGAGCAAGTACCAGATGGTGGAATGGCGCATTTCCATCTACGGACGGTCGCTTGACGAGTGGGACAAACTTGCGGCTTGGGTTATTGACAACAAGCTCTTCTCTCACAATGTCCGGTGGCTCATTCAGATCCCTCGCCTGTATGATGTGTACAAGGCTAGCGATTTGATGGGTAATTTCGAACAAGTGGTTGTGAATATCTTCCGGCCTCTGTTTGAAGTCACAAAAGACCCAAATAGTCACCCCAAACTCCACGTCTTCCTGCAAAGAGTCATTGGATTCGATAGTGTCGATGACGAAAGCAAGGTCGAGAGGAGGTTATTCAAGAAGTTTCCAGTCCCTCGGGTGTGGGATAGCAAGCAGAATCCTCCTTACAGCTACTGGATCTACTATCTGTTCGCCAACATGACCTCGCTGAACGTCTGGCGCAAGAGGCGGGGCTTCAACACCTTTGTTCTCCGACCGCACTGCGGGGAAGCAGGTGACAGCGAGCAtcttgctgccgctgccctCTGTTGCCACAGCATCAGTCACGGACTGCTTCTCCGGAAGGTTCCCTTGCTGCAGTACATTTTCTATCTCGAACAGATCGGCATCGCCATGTCGCCCCTCAGCAACAacgccttgttcttggccTACGAAAGGAACCCCTTCTACCAGTACTTCAAACGTGGATTGAACGTGTCGTTGTCAACCGACGACCCGCTTCAGTTTGCCTTTACCAAGGAACCGTTGATTGAGGAGTACGCTGTCGCGGCGCAGATTTACAAGCTGAGCCCGGTCGATATGTGCGAGCTGGCTAAGAACTCTGTCAAGCAGAGCGGCTACGAGTACTCGGTGAAGCAGCAGTGGTTAGGGCCCAACTTCAACATTCCGGGTGCTGGGGGCAACATGGTGAAGACCAACGTACCTGATAGAAGAGAGGAGTTCCGGTACCGCACTCTAATGGAGGAGCGCAGAAT GGTGGAGAGATACACATCGATCGCTGACAATGCGGCTGCTGTGGATGCCGCCGCGCAGAGCGTGGCGTCCCTTGCAATGTCCTCCAAGAATACTGTCACGGCGGATTCCAAGCAACAGAGCCATGCGCCATCTCCCGCCTCGCAAGTTCAGGGCCCGAACATTATTGGCAAGTCCGCCAGGGTTGAGACCGGTAGCCCGGCAGTTAGCGCACAATCCCAGGTCTTTTCAAGCCCAGTAACGGCTTCCCCATTGACGGTTTCCGGCTCGGAGGAACACATTTCAGGCCATGAGCCGAGATACTTCCCGGGAGTTGTTtcgcggaggcggcgggatAGCACAAGGCAGAGCTCGATGCATGAGAGTGACGACGCTGCGCTGCGGAAAGTGTCTTCCAAGAGAGATGCTTCCAAGGAGGGGCGCGGTAACTAG
- the RPN10 gene encoding proteasome regulatory particle base subunit rpn10 (COG:O; BUSCO:EOG09264XF3; EggNog:ENOG503NUWE), whose product MVLEAVMIVVDNSESSRNGDYTPTRFEAQCDAINILFQNVIQGNPESSVGLMSMGGKGPEVLATLTVDQGKILEGLHRTKKNIRGSAHLATGIQVAHLALKHRQNKSQRARIVVFVCSPIEDIESDLVKLAKKMKKANTSVDFVLFGDIDEENHKKLTAFNEIVKGSGQGSHLEVIPPSSKLLSDQLLATPILLGENAGQGGAGGGGSAAEEFEFGVDPSADPELALALRMSMEEEKARQERAARAEAEAAGQNTLETVKEENESTPLLGKDGEPSGNKKDDDKMDTS is encoded by the exons ATGGTGCTCGAGGCGGTCATGATCGTGGTGGACAACAGCGAGAGCAGCAGGAACGGCGACTACACACCAACCCGGTTCGAGGCGCAATGCGATGCCATTAACATCCTCTTCCAGAACGTCATCCAGGGCAACCCCGAGTCGTCGGTCGGTCTTATGAGCATGGGCGGCAAGGGCCCTGAGGTTCTGGCGACTCTTACGGTAGATCAGGGCAAGATCCTCGAAGGCTTGCATCGGACGAAAAAGAACATCCGTGGATCCGCTCATCTTGCGACTGGTATTCAAGTAGCACAT CTCGCCCTCAAGCACCGACAAAACAAATCCCAGCGGGCGCGCATCGTCGTGTTTGTCTGCTCCCCCATCGAAGACATCGAGAGCGACCTGGTCAAGctcgccaagaagatgaagaaggccaacaCGAGTGTCGACTTTGTGCTGTTTGGCGATATAGATGAGGAGAATCACAAGAAGCTCACGGCGTTCAACGAAATAGTCAAGGGCAGTGGCCAGGGCTCGCATCTGGAGGTTATTCCCCCCAGTTCCAAGCTGCTCAGCGATCAGCTTCTCGCTACACCCATTTTGCTTGGAGAGAATGCCGGTCAAggcggtgccggcggtggtggcagtgcTGCCGAGGAATTCGAGTTCGGCGTCGACCCGTCCGCTGACCCAGAGTTGGCGCTGGCTCTGCGTATGAGTatggaagaggaaaaggccCGGCAGGAGAGGGCAGCTCGTGCCGAGGCGGAGGCTGCTGGTCAGAACACGTTGGAGACTGTCAAGGAAGAGAACGAGTCAACACCTCTGCTGGGCAAAGACGGAGAGCCTAGTGGCAACAAGAAGGATGATGATAAGATGGACACCTCTTAG